One region of Paucibacter aquatile genomic DNA includes:
- a CDS encoding YceD family protein yields MKAHEFDSRKLDVPAFARDAGSLQGEWPASQLGRLADVAAPETPVAAWPAVQWSLQGERRELSGGAIETWLHLEASAEVSMTCQRCLQPVQESMSLERSYRFVRDEQEAAEQDIESEEELLVLTRNLDVQELVEDELLLSLPLVPRHEQCPKPLEVPAGVAELSEEEAASSERPNPFAALAALKRK; encoded by the coding sequence ATGAAAGCGCATGAATTTGACTCGCGAAAATTGGACGTTCCGGCCTTTGCCCGGGATGCGGGCAGCCTGCAGGGTGAGTGGCCGGCTTCGCAGCTGGGTCGCCTGGCCGATGTGGCGGCGCCCGAGACGCCGGTGGCGGCCTGGCCTGCGGTGCAGTGGTCCTTGCAAGGTGAGCGCCGGGAGCTCAGCGGCGGTGCCATTGAAACCTGGTTGCACCTGGAGGCCTCGGCTGAAGTGAGCATGACCTGCCAGCGCTGCCTGCAGCCGGTGCAGGAGTCGATGAGCCTGGAGCGCTCCTATCGCTTTGTGCGCGATGAGCAAGAGGCGGCCGAGCAGGACATCGAGAGCGAAGAGGAGCTGCTGGTGCTGACGCGCAATCTCGACGTTCAGGAATTGGTGGAAGATGAATTGCTCTTGTCGCTCCCCTTGGTGCCGCGCCACGAACAATGCCCGAAGCCCTTGGAAGTGCCGGCAGGCGTGGCGGAGCTGAGCGAGGAAGAAGCAGCCTCGTCCGAGCGCCCCAATCCCTTTGCGGCCTTGGCTGCGTTGAAGAGAAAATGA
- a CDS encoding SAM-dependent methyltransferase, which translates to MNAHNNKKGRLYLIPNTLDFGVEGAAVPLNEVLPQQVIATAARLSHWAAESAKTTRAFLKRVDEVCPLAQPLQSLEIKELPRPPKGRGGDLVNQNQAWHALLAPALAGHDMGLISEAGLPAVADPGALLVAAAHDADIEVLPLSGPSSLLMALSASGLNGQSFAFVGYLPVEAPARAARIKELEALSGRQQQTQLMIETPYRNSALLHALLSNLRPQTRLSISCGLSLTQGWTRSASVADWRSSGEGLPDKVPAVFAILA; encoded by the coding sequence ATGAACGCGCACAACAACAAGAAGGGCCGCCTTTACCTGATCCCCAACACCCTGGACTTTGGCGTCGAGGGCGCGGCGGTGCCACTCAATGAGGTCTTGCCGCAGCAAGTCATTGCCACCGCCGCACGCCTGAGCCACTGGGCCGCCGAAAGCGCCAAGACCACCCGTGCGTTTTTGAAGCGAGTGGACGAAGTCTGCCCGCTGGCGCAGCCCCTGCAGAGCCTGGAGATCAAGGAATTGCCACGCCCGCCCAAAGGCCGGGGCGGCGATCTGGTCAACCAGAACCAGGCCTGGCACGCCCTGTTGGCGCCCGCGCTGGCCGGGCATGACATGGGCCTGATTTCAGAAGCCGGCCTTCCGGCCGTGGCCGACCCCGGCGCCCTGCTGGTGGCCGCCGCGCACGATGCCGACATCGAGGTGCTGCCGTTGAGCGGCCCCAGCTCCCTGCTGATGGCCTTGTCGGCCAGCGGCCTGAATGGCCAGAGTTTTGCGTTTGTCGGCTACCTGCCCGTGGAAGCACCAGCGCGCGCCGCGCGCATCAAGGAGCTGGAAGCCCTGTCCGGCCGGCAACAGCAAACCCAGCTGATGATCGAAACACCGTACCGCAACTCCGCCCTGCTCCATGCCCTGCTGAGCAATTTGCGACCACAGACCCGCCTGTCCATCAGCTGCGGCCTGAGCCTGACCCAAGGCTGGACCCGCAGCGCCAGCGTGGCCGATTGGCGCAGCTCCGGCGAGGGCTTGCCGGACAAGGTGCCAGCGGTGTTCGCCATCCTGGCCTGA
- a CDS encoding Maf family nucleotide pyrophosphatase: MHTPSATPAPRPLILASTSRYRRELLERLRLPFAVQSPEVDETPLPGEAPAALAARLSLAKAHAVARLHPEAIVIGSDQVADLNGSPIGKPGSHERAVEQLRRMSGHSIIFQTGVAVVCEASGFAQQDLAPVRVRFRELSDTEIETYLRAEQPYDCAGSAKSEGLGISLLSAIESDDPTALIGLPLIRTSALLRAAGLDPLQALAHSLAGGVSP, from the coding sequence ATGCACACACCCTCCGCCACCCCGGCACCCCGCCCCCTGATCCTCGCCTCCACCTCACGCTACCGGCGTGAACTGCTGGAGCGGCTGCGCCTGCCCTTTGCCGTGCAGTCACCCGAAGTAGATGAAACCCCGCTTCCCGGCGAAGCACCCGCGGCACTGGCTGCGCGCCTGTCTCTCGCCAAGGCGCACGCCGTGGCCCGACTTCACCCCGAGGCAATCGTGATCGGCTCTGACCAAGTTGCCGACCTGAATGGCAGCCCCATCGGCAAGCCAGGCAGCCACGAGCGCGCCGTCGAGCAACTGCGCCGCATGAGCGGCCACAGCATCATTTTTCAAACCGGCGTGGCCGTGGTCTGCGAGGCAAGCGGTTTTGCCCAGCAAGACCTGGCCCCGGTGCGCGTTCGCTTTCGCGAACTCAGCGACACCGAGATTGAGACCTATCTGCGCGCCGAGCAGCCCTACGACTGCGCAGGCAGCGCCAAATCGGAAGGACTAGGCATCAGCCTGCTGTCGGCCATCGAGTCAGACGACCCGACTGCGCTGATCGGCCTGCCACTGATCCGCACCAGCGCCCTGCTCCGCGCCGCGGGCCTGGATCCCTTGCAAGCCCTCGCCCACAGCCTGGCAGGCGGAGTCAGCCCATGA